The Acomys russatus chromosome 3, mAcoRus1.1, whole genome shotgun sequence genome has a window encoding:
- the LOC127186931 gene encoding putative vomeronasal receptor-like protein 4: protein MFSRKFFLVLAMKTIWINFTQRIIFISLSGLGVLGNIFIFVRHVHAFVGSERKNTDVILIHLAFVNTIIIYCIGVRDIAKIFHFRNFPGDVACKIVIYVERVARGLSICTTCLLSVVQAVTISPRTSLWRKFKPQTACHALALFLFFWILNSLISSNLIHYIRAGSSMNRSEVGIYTAYCYMLPSRHTVKWLFLSLMALRDVIFQGLMGWSSGSMALQLYKHHIRVLYLHSSSSGNDSRPEIRATWSVLTLMTCFLFFYWADFIFSFYTGSTVTHDSTILYIKAFLVLSYAVLSPFVLIIRDVCVAKYCCVL from the coding sequence AtgttttccagaaagttcttccTAGTTTTAGCCATGAAGACAATTTGGATTAACTTCACCCAgagaataattttcatttcactCTCAGGACTTGGTGTTTTAGGAAACATCTTTATATTTGTGAGGCATGTGCATGCTTTTGTGGGTTCTGAGAGAAAAAATACAGATGTTATTCTGATCCACTTGGCTTTTGTAAACACAATTATCATTTATTGTATTGGAGTCAGAGACATAGCCaaaatttttcatttcagaaactTCCCAGGTGATGTAGCCTGTAAAATTGTAATTTATGTAGAAAGGGTTGCCCGTGGCCTCTCCATCTGCACCACCTGTCTCCTCAGTGTGGTCCAGGCTGTCACCATCAGTCCCAGGACCAGCCTTTGGAGAAAGTTCAAACCACAGACTGCATGCCATGCTCTTGccctttttctattcttttggaTCCTCAATTCCCTGATAAGCTCCAACTTGATTCACTACATCAGAGCAGGCAGTAGCATGAACAGGTCTGAGGTTGGGATATATACTGCATATTGCTATATGCTGCCATCCAGACACACAGTTAAGtggcttttcctctctctcatggCTCTTCGTGATGTCATCTTTCAGGGTCTCATGGGCTGGAGCAGTGGGTCCATGGCTCTCCAACTGTATAAACATCACATCCGGGTCCTCTACCTTCACAGCTCCAGCTCTGGAAATGATTCCAGGCCAGAAATCAGAGCTACATGGAGTGTTCTCACGCTCATgacctgtttccttttcttttattgggcagattttattttctctttctacacagGGTCCACAGTGACTCATGATTCCACAATATTGTATATTAAAGCATTTTTAGTGCTTAGTTATGCTGTTCTCAGTCCCTTTGTTCTGATCATCAGGGATGTCTGTGTTGCTAAGTATTGCTGCGTCCTATGA
- the LOC127209450 gene encoding vomeronasal type-1 receptor 3-like has product MFLKFIKEVIFIFLTMLGILGNMSVSVNYMFSWWGGPEKKPTHLILIHLAFTNIIILLARGLPKTIAALGLRNSLDDIGCKITAYLERVARGVSICTSSLLTVVQAIIISPRASGWRRLRPNSVWHILPLFLFFWILNSLIGVNLIHFMKSTNLNISQLMNGYNECYLMLESQKIKWIVLPLMILRDAVFQGAMGGASGYMVFLLHKHHQHVLYLQNAKLLYRTPPELKAAQSVLLLMLCFVFFYWTDCAFSLFVSLSLGDNYLMINIQKFLTLGYAVSSPIVLIHRDRLLTKC; this is encoded by the coding sequence atgtttttgaaatttattaaggaagtaatttttatctttttgaccATGCTTGGCATTCTGGGGAACATGTCTGTTTCTGTGAACTACATGTTCagctggtggggaggccctgagaAGAAACCCACACACCTGATTCTCATCCACTTGGCTTTTACAAACATCATAATCCTTCTTGCAAGAGGATTGCCAAAGACAATAGCAGCTTTGGGTTTGAGAAACTCCCTAGATGACATAGGCTGTAAGATCACTGCTTACCTGGAGAGGGTGGCCCGTGGTGTCTCCATCTGCACCAGCAGTCTCCTCACTGTGGTCCAGGCCATCATCATCAGTCCCAGAGcatctgggtggaggaggctcAGACCAAACTCTGTATGGCACATCCTTCCACTCTTCTTATTCTTTTGGATACTTAATTCTTTAATAGGTGTGAACTTAATCCATTTCATGAAAAGCACAAATCTCAATATATCACAGCTTATGAATGGCTACAATGAATGTTATTTAATGTTAGagagtcagaaaataaaatggattgtTCTCCCTCTCATGATCCTGAGAGACGCAGTGTTCCAGGGCGCCATGGGAGGGGCCAGTGGCTACATGGTGTTTCTTCTCCACAAGCACCACCAGCATGTCCTCTACCTTCAGAACGCCAAGCTTCTCTACAGAACTCCCCCTGAGCTGAAAGCTGCTCAGAGTGTCCTCCTTCtgatgctctgttttgttttcttctactggACAGATTgtgccttttctctctttgtaaGTCTCTCTTTAGGGGACAATTACTTGATGATAAACATTCAAAAATTTCTTACACTTGGTTATGCAGTCTCAAGCCCCATTGTGTTGATCCACAGAGATAGACTTCTGACCAAATGTTGA